The sequence GCAGTCGGTCAAGTGCACCAATGACAAATAGTTGGGTCCAAAGTCCAGCCGGAggaatggaggagggggggccgaGGGACTGTcaatatatgcacacatacattacacagGTCTGTTCTGTGTGTATTCGGACAACATTGAGACGTCATGGGGATCGCCGGAGTCCGCTCAAACAAGCCCGAGCCCGGGCCGGCCTTCCGCAGGGAGGGCCGTGGGCAGACACAGTCTTTCAACCCGGAGCCCGACTTCAGCCAAAGGGTTGATTAAAAACTCTGTATTTATTGTCCTTGAGCGGTATCGGTTCAACTCTATCGACCGTTATCGCGACGACCGCTGTCTCCATCTAAACGGGTTGTGATTAGAGAGCTCATGCCCTGTGTATTTGATTAGTATATCAGCTTTCAAGTATCACCAATCGGGCCACTAATTCAATCATACgtaatgataacaaatgttactcTTTGTTCCCGGATAGAGTAGCGTATTTATCGACATGgcacagataaaaaaaatgaaatctgaAATCAAACCCACGACTATCTCCCCGAGTCTGTACTCAAACACGACGCAGCACTCCGTCGTCACCTcgcctccatctccacctccatgtTGACAGGCTTCGGGAGCCCCGCCTCCGCGCCGCACCTGGGGCAGGTGAGGTAGGCGTCGGCCACGGCGTGGCTCTTCACGCAGTAGTAGCAGAAGACGTGCCCGCAGCCCGTCGTGTGCGGCATGGTGGGCCACTCCCCGCAGAAGCCGCACTCCCGCCACACGCCGACGCCGTCCACCGTGCCGGGCCTCTCCGCCTCCCGGCCGAGCACCAGGGAGTAGAACGCCGCCTTGGCCTTCCGCGCGTTGACCAGCGGCAGCAGGAAGATGAGGAACTCGGCGAAGCCGTGCCACAGCAGCTCGCGGTTCATGACCTGGTAGCTGACGTCGCGGCCGGCGTTGGGCCGGCTGAAGACGGCCCGCGCCCCCACCGCGCGCTCCGCCAGCGCCGGGTGGCGTCCGTTGCGCAGGAACACCAGGAAGTTGAGGAGGCCGGCGATCTGGGCGGCGGCCGAGAGGAGCGTCAGGGAGCGGCGGAGGCCCCGGCGGAGGGGGCCGCCGTCCGTCGGTGCGGCCCCTCCGCCCGCCGGCCCCGAGCTCAAGCCCAGGGCGAGCAGCAGGCTGTGCGATCGCTCTCGGAGCCAGCGGGGGCCCACGGTGAAAAGGGCCAGGCCCAGCCTCTGGCCCGGCGTCAGGGGTCTGTAGCTGGAGGCGGGGGTCAAAGGGGAGGCCGAGGTGGCGGCGGTTTGGCGGGTGTTGTCGTGGTAACGCAGGCTCAGCAGGGCCTGCCCCACCGTGGCGCCGTCGGAGTAGAGGGTGAACCTCCAGAGGAGCAGCGCGAGCAGGGCCTTGAGCTCCGGCTCGGCGGGCGTCAGCAGGCCCGGCCGGCAGCCGCGGAAGCACTGGGTGAACTGGCCCCAGATCAGCTGCTCCAGGGACGAGTCCAGCTCGAAGGCGTCCAGCTGGTTGATGCGCAGCACCGGGATCTGGGGGTCGGCGCCGCCGTCCGACCCCGACCCCGAGAAGTTCTCGCTCTGGCTCGCCGCCGTCAGCACATCTaccagaaaagaagaagaagaagaagaagaagaagaagaagaagaaggggaaaagTCCTAAAGAGGTTATTTTCAGTGCCTTCAACTAAATTAAACCCAAACAACTAAATGCTGGAAGTTTAGGCTATAGTTTGACATCGATTTTACAGCGTTTAGCCCGGCAAATCTAAACCATGGAAATGAAAATATACCATTACGCTTTCTAGCCTTAAATCGATGCTATTTTGCCCATAGGTTTTTCTTTAATATGCCAACAAAGGCTTAAGCTAAAGAGGGCCGACTGGGGGTGGCTGCTTAGAGGTAAACCGCGGGCGGAATGAGGCTCGGGAGGTGAGGCCTGGACTGTAAAGAGGGTTACTTTTCCTTTATACATCGGAGTGGAAATCACATTTCACATGTAAAACCCGTCCTTAATGCAACCTTTGAGCCGCGCTGTGCGGAGAAGcagaggtggtgggtgggggccgCAGACCGCCTCTCTGGAGTGCATAAACACAGAaaatcccaacacacacacacacagagggcgaAGCCCAGAGGTTTTCTCCGTTGCTGCTCTCCGCTCACAGTAGAGATaggggaatgtgtgtgtacaaatcACATCACCCGGGATTAGGCCAACGGCACAGTTTCTGGAACGCCGTAAACATCTGCCAAATGTGGGGACTTCTCCAAACCTCGGAGGaccaccccagcccccacctAACCCCTCATGGGATCTTGCCACTGTGCCGTCCCGGCTATTTCTTGTCAAGGATGTTTGGAAATGCTccccgttttatttttttccctttccaTTTGCCCCGTTTCctcaaaagaaaaggaaaaaaaactaaCTTAAGAAGTGGAGGGCTAActaatgcagagagagagagagagagagagagagagagagagagagagagagagagagagagagagagagagagagagagagagagagagagagagagagagagagagagagagagagagagagagagagagagagagagagagagagagagagagagagagagagagagagagagcgtaagagagtgtgagagagagagaacgattgagagcaagagcaagagagagagagagagatattgcttcttttttttacagtggCTTTTGTGTTTTGTCGAACAGGATTTGTCACGAGGCTTTAAAAGAGATTTCATCCGGGTAAatatggcagttgtgacagaaAGGGAGAAATATGACGGTCACTTTAGACGTTTTAAAAGGGGAAAGCggggagaaataaataaatctaataTGCGGTGACGATGTTTGGGTTTATTAAAAAGGTGCACGGGGCCTGCCGGTGTATTCATGATGTTTCAATAGACCCAGGATACACCGTCCAACCAAGTTAGAATTagcaaatgaatgaaaaataagAGTGAATTCTCTTCAGTGAAATAAGCAGGTGTGACCAATTCTTTGAGCTGCATCTGAAACGCTGGCATGTTTGGTAACTAAAAGCCGGGGCCTGTGACGCAAGTAAAAgtttggattaaaaaaaacagggggaaaaaaaccaGCGAGAGTTGCTCTGAATGTGTCTAAGCTAACCAATAGACAGTCTCCATTTCTTTTAGTTGGCTTTTAAAAGTCTACGCTtgatagaaataaataaaaaaataaaaaataaaacatggggAGATTAATAtgcgccctgtgtgtgtgtgtgtttatgtgtatgcatgtcaaCTATAACTGATCTACCCAGCTTTAATACAGTTTAGCGAAGCCATCAGTCCATAGaagtatacacacgcacacgcacacacacacacacacacacacacacacacacacacacacacacacacacacacaagcaggtggTAAAAATCCCTGTCACTGCAGTCGTGTCTCGCGGGAGCAGAGCCTGGCGTCCGATATTCTCTTCAAAGCATTTTATCGAGCAGTTTACAAGTTATGAATGAATATGTTGTATtcgagtggtggtggtgggggggggggggtagagagagcgaggtggggtggggggaagggggggggggttgacgtTATTGACAGCCACCTATCAATAGTAATGCGACTTTTGTAAAAGGTCTGTCAATATTAATGTAATTATGATGTAGTGGGATCAAAAGGGATGTTGGAgtcgggggttgggggggggggggggcaagtaaCATCTCTTGCCCGCTGCCATATCAATAGCAAGGATTGCTATTGACAGGCTCCCTTCAGACTTGCAGCACTTGCCAAATATATAACAAGCAGACACTTCAGTCAATGCCGCCCGGcctataaaaaagaaaagaaaacaagaaTGTCGTCTGAATTTACAGGGGCTTTGAGCGGGGACAGCTGGAATCCATGTTCCTGGCGCAGTACTCAAAAGTCACAGTCAATGTTTTTCTCCCCCGGTattgtttacagtacagtaggcAGTGGCGCGCATTTATGGGTTACACACGCAGGCGCGCTCCCTCTGGTACATACGTACCCATGTTACAAAGACACGTGTGTAGTGTGGGCCCACTCTACACTGGACAGGCTGTGCTGGGGGTATTTAACCGCACATGTCGGCTATCTCCATGCTCGTAGATTAGTATAGACGCAAATAAGCGATGGGGGATGGCTTGGAGGGGCggtgagggggtgtgggtgggggggctggctgATAAGAAGGACTGACCTTGCTGGTGGCAGCCAGCCCCACGAGGTACGGGACGTTTCCTGCGGGCGTGCGTGGCCCTGGGGTGTACGGCAGGCTTTGGCGTCTTTGGAAAGGAACGGCAGAGACAGGGGCCGTCTCTTTGACCTTGgctctaaagtgtgtgtgtttgtgtgtgtgtgacttgtatgcgtcacatttgtgtgtgtgtg is a genomic window of Gadus chalcogrammus isolate NIFS_2021 chromosome 23, NIFS_Gcha_1.0, whole genome shotgun sequence containing:
- the pex2 gene encoding peroxisome biogenesis factor 2; the encoded protein is MDVLTAASQSENFSGSGSDGGADPQIPVLRINQLDAFELDSSLEQLIWGQFTQCFRGCRPGLLTPAEPELKALLALLLWRFTLYSDGATVGQALLSLRYHDNTRQTAATSASPLTPASSYRPLTPGQRLGLALFTVGPRWLRERSHSLLLALGLSSGPAGGGAAPTDGGPLRRGLRRSLTLLSAAAQIAGLLNFLVFLRNGRHPALAERAVGARAVFSRPNAGRDVSYQVMNRELLWHGFAEFLIFLLPLVNARKAKAAFYSLVLGREAERPGTVDGVGVWRECGFCGEWPTMPHTTGCGHVFCYYCVKSHAVADAYLTCPRCGAEAGLPKPVNMEVEMEAR